One Vallitalea pronyensis genomic region harbors:
- a CDS encoding Nif3-like dinuclear metal center hexameric protein, translating into MSVICQDIVEKLNELAPAKLAESWDNVGFLIGDKDAEVNKVLVALDATYAVVQEAIAKQVDMVITHHPMIMQGMKHINKSTIAGEKVMGLIEHHISLYAAHTNLDGAKEGLSTYLGHQLALKNSDTLSPITEECGTGLIGYLEPMTLGELCQYIKDKLQLTSVRLVGNPQRVVERVAVSPGSSMDFASLAHAAGAEVFITGDVKYHAAQAYREMGMALIDAGHYGTEHIVVHLLRDLIMKWFGELEVIIADEDTDPFLML; encoded by the coding sequence ATGTCTGTAATTTGTCAAGATATCGTTGAAAAATTAAATGAATTAGCACCTGCTAAGTTAGCAGAATCATGGGATAATGTAGGTTTCTTAATAGGAGATAAAGATGCAGAGGTTAACAAGGTGCTCGTAGCGTTGGATGCCACCTATGCAGTTGTTCAAGAAGCCATAGCAAAGCAAGTGGATATGGTCATTACGCATCATCCCATGATTATGCAGGGAATGAAGCATATTAATAAGTCCACTATAGCAGGAGAGAAGGTTATGGGTCTTATTGAGCATCACATAAGTTTATATGCAGCTCACACAAATCTAGATGGTGCTAAAGAAGGTTTGTCCACGTATTTAGGGCATCAATTAGCACTAAAAAATAGCGACACACTCAGTCCAATTACAGAAGAATGTGGCACAGGTCTCATTGGTTACTTAGAACCTATGACCTTGGGTGAGTTGTGCCAATATATTAAGGATAAGCTGCAGCTCACCAGTGTACGTCTTGTTGGTAATCCTCAGCGTGTTGTTGAGCGCGTTGCTGTTAGCCCAGGCAGTTCAATGGATTTTGCATCACTGGCACATGCAGCAGGAGCCGAAGTTTTTATAACTGGGGATGTCAAATATCATGCAGCACAGGCATATCGTGAAATGGGTATGGCTTTAATTGATGCAGGACATTATGGTACCGAACATATCGTGGTACATCTATTAAGGGATTTAATCATGAAGTGGTTTGGTGAGCTAGAAGTGATCATAGCAGATGAGGACACGGACCCCTTCTTAATGCTTTAA
- a CDS encoding nucleoside kinase, translated as MNQYVEIILPDGRNEKVEKGITLLELSKRYQNEFNAPIVLALMDNKLKELRSHVNEDCKLEFLDVTNRDGYRAYLRSVSFLMIKAIYDVLGRETGTKVVIHHSLSRGFYCEIKGHQVSDAILEQVKHKMREMVEQDILIQKRTVSLNKALKLFKENKMEDKVRLFNYRRVSNVNLYRLDDFEDYFYGYMVPSTGCLQHFDLLQYDKGFILQFQNRQDPKAVAPFINHEKLFKTLKESSDWGEIMDVGTVGALNNKIAQGKINELILIAEALQEKKIAAIADTIMQDIAHKKIIFVAGPSSSGKTTFAHRLSIQLKAQGLKPHAISVDNYFVNRELTPRDADGNYDFETLDALDVKQFNEDMMKLLDGQEVELPDFNFKVGKREYNGKFLQLEKSDILVVEGIHCLNDKLSMGIPRDNMFKIYISALTQLNIDDHNRIPTTDARLLRRIVRDNTYRGADAAKTIAMWPSVRKGEELYIFPYQEQADVMFNSALIYELAVLKQYAEPLLFSIPKDQPEYIEAKRLIKFLDYFLGVSSEKIPYNSLIREFVGGSCFR; from the coding sequence ATGAATCAATATGTAGAAATTATATTGCCAGATGGAAGAAATGAAAAGGTTGAAAAGGGAATAACCCTATTGGAACTTAGTAAGCGTTATCAGAATGAATTTAATGCGCCCATTGTTTTAGCTCTTATGGATAATAAATTAAAAGAGTTACGAAGTCACGTTAATGAAGATTGCAAGTTGGAATTTCTGGATGTAACCAATAGAGATGGGTATCGGGCTTATCTAAGAAGCGTATCCTTCCTTATGATAAAAGCCATATATGATGTGTTAGGTAGAGAAACAGGAACCAAGGTAGTTATTCATCATTCCTTAAGTCGAGGTTTTTACTGCGAGATAAAAGGTCATCAGGTATCCGATGCCATATTAGAACAGGTCAAACATAAGATGCGTGAGATGGTGGAGCAAGATATCTTAATTCAAAAACGTACCGTTAGTTTGAATAAAGCACTAAAATTATTCAAAGAAAATAAGATGGAAGATAAAGTACGGTTATTTAATTACCGTCGTGTTTCTAATGTTAATCTGTATCGGTTAGATGATTTTGAAGATTATTTTTATGGTTACATGGTACCCAGTACTGGCTGCTTGCAGCATTTTGATCTATTACAATATGACAAAGGTTTTATTTTACAGTTCCAAAATCGTCAAGACCCCAAGGCGGTGGCCCCCTTTATTAATCATGAAAAACTTTTTAAAACCCTGAAAGAATCTTCTGACTGGGGTGAAATCATGGACGTTGGAACCGTTGGTGCGCTTAATAATAAAATAGCACAAGGTAAAATTAATGAACTTATCCTTATTGCTGAAGCACTCCAAGAGAAAAAAATTGCAGCCATAGCGGATACAATTATGCAAGATATTGCACATAAAAAAATTATATTTGTTGCTGGACCATCTTCATCAGGAAAAACAACATTTGCTCATCGGTTATCCATTCAGCTCAAGGCTCAGGGTCTAAAACCCCATGCCATTTCCGTTGATAATTACTTCGTTAATCGTGAATTAACACCAAGAGATGCTGACGGTAACTATGATTTTGAAACATTAGATGCATTAGATGTGAAACAATTTAATGAAGATATGATGAAATTATTAGATGGGCAAGAAGTGGAGTTGCCTGATTTTAATTTTAAGGTTGGAAAACGGGAATACAATGGTAAGTTTCTTCAACTGGAAAAAAGTGACATCTTGGTGGTAGAAGGTATTCACTGTCTGAATGATAAACTATCCATGGGTATTCCAAGGGATAACATGTTTAAGATATACATTAGTGCGTTGACACAGCTTAATATTGATGATCATAATCGTATTCCTACAACAGATGCACGACTCCTTAGACGTATTGTGCGGGATAATACGTATCGAGGTGCCGATGCTGCTAAAACCATTGCCATGTGGCCATCTGTAAGAAAAGGAGAAGAACTCTACATCTTCCCTTATCAAGAACAAGCGGATGTGATGTTCAATTCTGCCTTAATCTATGAATTAGCTGTACTAAAGCAATATGCTGAGCCGCTGCTCTTTAGTATTCCAAAAGATCAGCCAGAATACATCGAAGCAAAACGCCTCATTAAATTTCTAGATTATTTCTTAGGTGTTAGCAGCGAAAAAATTCCTTACAATTCGCTCATTAGGGAATTTGTGGGTGGAAGTTGTTTTAGATAA
- a CDS encoding sensor histidine kinase produces the protein MRNNVLIRGIIRLLSLPFGLFRGINRHFLKLRTSIKRKITFNFVLLYIVTGIFTIIIVLSGYYYLEYEVFMPSEVHNDIQLIKTCSTDAEFNDILSKIGYYRNADIFITELNNDIVYMDNKYNDFLGFPFTMVEFFEFIPTYRKIPYISMLFINNHQYKIYYYFNLYDYLEKGYLLLLIVGGAELFGLMVIWIFGSLKSKKVLKPIYTMTKTAKEISIYNLDARLNISEAKYELKDMAYTLNKMLDNLKIDYTKQKRFVSDVSHELRTPISIIDGYASMLQRWGKKDEAILDESIEAIKNEANNMKDLVENLLFLARHDNQTLKYNRENFYIDELLNEVIKETAIIDKKHILEHNISPNLVIYGDRNRIKQAIRIFVDNAIKYTPPSGKIVIKCFKDNDNIVISIKDTGIGISREDLGNIFNRFYRSDKSRTRETGGHGLGLSIAKIIIVGHQGKIKVRSKLEVGSEIIIHFPPIPVKLK, from the coding sequence ATGAGAAATAATGTATTGATTAGAGGAATTATAAGACTATTATCATTGCCATTTGGCTTATTCCGTGGCATTAATCGGCATTTTTTAAAATTACGAACATCCATAAAAAGAAAAATAACATTTAATTTTGTTCTTCTCTATATCGTCACAGGTATTTTTACCATCATTATTGTATTATCTGGGTATTACTATTTGGAATATGAAGTTTTTATGCCCAGTGAAGTGCATAATGACATCCAATTAATTAAAACGTGTTCCACGGATGCTGAATTCAACGATATCCTATCTAAAATTGGCTATTATCGGAATGCGGATATTTTTATCACAGAGTTAAATAATGATATTGTTTATATGGATAATAAGTATAATGATTTTTTAGGTTTTCCTTTTACAATGGTTGAATTCTTTGAGTTCATACCAACCTATCGTAAAATTCCTTATATAAGTATGCTGTTCATTAATAATCACCAGTATAAAATATATTATTATTTCAATCTCTATGATTATTTAGAAAAAGGTTATTTACTGCTTCTCATTGTTGGGGGTGCTGAATTATTTGGCTTGATGGTGATATGGATTTTTGGTTCTTTAAAAAGCAAGAAAGTCCTCAAACCCATCTATACCATGACAAAAACAGCAAAAGAGATTTCCATCTATAACCTGGATGCACGTTTAAATATCAGTGAAGCAAAATACGAATTAAAGGATATGGCTTATACCCTCAATAAAATGCTTGATAATTTAAAAATTGATTATACCAAGCAAAAGCGTTTTGTTTCGGATGTATCCCATGAGCTTCGAACACCCATATCGATCATTGATGGTTATGCCAGTATGCTGCAAAGATGGGGAAAAAAGGACGAGGCTATATTGGATGAATCCATTGAAGCCATTAAAAATGAAGCCAATAACATGAAAGATTTAGTTGAAAACTTGTTGTTTTTAGCACGGCATGATAATCAAACATTAAAATATAATCGTGAAAACTTTTATATTGATGAATTGCTCAATGAGGTGATAAAAGAAACGGCCATTATTGATAAAAAACACATTCTTGAACATAATATATCACCAAATCTGGTGATATATGGAGACCGAAACCGTATTAAACAAGCTATTCGTATCTTTGTGGATAACGCTATTAAGTACACACCGCCTTCAGGTAAAATCGTTATTAAGTGTTTCAAAGATAACGATAACATTGTTATTTCCATAAAAGATACAGGTATTGGTATTAGCCGTGAAGATCTGGGTAATATTTTTAATCGATTTTACCGTTCAGATAAATCCAGAACCCGTGAAACAGGTGGTCATGGCCTTGGATTATCCATTGCTAAAATTATCATTGTCGGCCATCAAGGCAAAATAAAAGTAAGAAGTAAATTGGAAGTTGGCAGTGAAATCATTATTCACTTCCCTCCCATACCCGTAAAGCTTAAATAA
- a CDS encoding response regulator transcription factor, with protein MAQKILIVEDEAKIARFLELELKYEGYEVDIATNGREGLDKGLQPDVDLIVLDLMLPILSGIEVCRRIRQSSNVPIIMLTAKDDVSDKVMGLDMGADDYLTKPFAIEELLARTRVALKREVSKKVTESNTLSYKNLTLNKDQRQIMIDHEEVILTKKEFELLVYLLENRNIVLSRENILEKVWGFEYYGDTNIIDVYIRYLRGKIDQRFSINMIHTVRGVGYVIKDEK; from the coding sequence ATGGCACAAAAAATATTAATTGTTGAGGATGAAGCTAAGATTGCTAGATTCTTAGAGCTTGAACTAAAATATGAAGGTTATGAAGTGGATATAGCCACTAATGGACGAGAAGGACTTGACAAGGGTTTGCAGCCTGACGTGGATCTTATCGTCTTAGATTTGATGTTACCCATATTAAGTGGTATAGAGGTATGTCGACGCATACGACAGTCTTCCAATGTGCCCATCATCATGTTAACCGCCAAAGACGACGTATCAGACAAAGTCATGGGACTTGATATGGGTGCTGATGACTACTTGACGAAGCCATTTGCTATCGAAGAATTATTAGCACGAACACGGGTTGCTCTTAAACGAGAAGTCAGTAAAAAAGTGACTGAAAGCAACACCCTTTCCTATAAGAATCTAACCCTTAATAAAGACCAGCGTCAGATCATGATCGATCATGAAGAAGTTATTCTCACTAAAAAAGAATTTGAATTACTGGTATATCTGTTGGAAAATCGAAACATTGTCCTTAGCCGTGAAAATATCCTTGAAAAAGTATGGGGCTTTGAGTATTACGGTGATACGAATATCATTGATGTGTATATCCGTTACTTACGAGGCAAAATTGATCAGAGGTTTAGCATCAATATGATCCATACAGTAAGGGGGGTTGGCTACGTTATAAAAGATGAGAAATAA
- a CDS encoding polysaccharide deacetylase family protein, translated as MGKKLYIAGIVIYLMMILTACNLNTKAKNSDQQQIFKFKSSIEQYANGKISYEDSFKFSEGLVDDVIRDFMVKLKALQSSKEHYTKGTKAYEAGRAIESYKLLKQVIQEDVENYASAIRTMKAIEDHYLDTANQMAKGHFYDEASTLLGALVDVSVNSQLIETKTAIDNKNKEMVLYTGDVRHIFFHSLIAFTELAFDGDYMEEGYNYWMTTVDEFKKMLDEMYKRDFMLVDIHLLYDIEVVDGKRTLKKKDIYLPKGKKPLILSLDDLNYYDYMENDGFADRLVLHNGEVATDTKLPDGKHLIARDHDCVPILDVFVEEHPDFSYRGAKGIIGVTGYEGILGYRTDDASSPTYQQDIADVKGIVKRLKETGWHFASHSYGHINVEKQSLKRVKKDSNQWDEEVGSLVGDTNLYIYPYGAAVQGHDEKFTELQKYGFDIFFGVCAYTSLRFDSGAMLMDRCNLDGYRMSKAPYQLVDLFEVEDVYDTRRPPFH; from the coding sequence ATGGGGAAAAAGTTGTACATAGCAGGTATAGTTATATATTTAATGATGATATTAACAGCCTGTAATCTCAACACGAAAGCAAAAAATAGTGACCAACAGCAGATATTTAAGTTTAAATCCAGTATTGAACAGTATGCCAATGGTAAGATAAGTTATGAAGATAGTTTTAAGTTTTCTGAGGGCTTAGTGGACGACGTTATTCGTGACTTCATGGTTAAATTAAAGGCTCTTCAATCGTCTAAGGAGCATTATACCAAGGGTACTAAGGCCTATGAGGCGGGTCGTGCTATAGAAAGTTATAAACTGCTAAAACAGGTAATCCAAGAAGATGTGGAAAATTATGCCAGTGCTATCAGAACAATGAAAGCTATTGAAGATCATTATCTGGATACGGCTAATCAGATGGCTAAAGGGCATTTTTATGATGAGGCTAGTACGTTGTTAGGGGCTTTAGTGGATGTATCTGTGAATAGTCAACTGATAGAAACGAAGACGGCTATTGATAATAAAAATAAAGAGATGGTCTTGTATACGGGCGATGTACGACACATATTCTTTCACTCACTTATTGCTTTTACGGAGTTGGCTTTTGACGGTGATTATATGGAAGAAGGTTATAATTATTGGATGACCACCGTTGATGAATTTAAGAAAATGCTTGATGAGATGTATAAAAGAGATTTTATGTTAGTGGATATTCACTTACTGTATGATATAGAAGTCGTTGATGGAAAACGTACATTAAAGAAGAAAGATATTTATTTGCCAAAAGGTAAGAAACCGTTAATCCTATCCCTTGACGATTTAAACTACTATGATTATATGGAAAATGATGGTTTTGCTGACCGATTGGTTCTTCATAATGGTGAAGTTGCAACAGATACAAAGCTGCCAGATGGCAAGCATCTTATTGCTAGGGATCATGATTGCGTGCCTATATTAGATGTATTTGTAGAAGAACACCCGGATTTTTCTTATCGAGGTGCCAAAGGTATCATTGGTGTGACAGGCTATGAAGGCATACTTGGGTACCGTACGGACGATGCCAGTTCACCCACTTACCAACAAGACATAGCAGATGTCAAAGGCATTGTAAAAAGGCTTAAAGAAACTGGATGGCACTTTGCTTCACACAGTTATGGGCATATTAACGTGGAAAAACAATCATTAAAACGTGTGAAGAAAGACTCCAATCAATGGGATGAAGAAGTAGGTTCACTAGTTGGTGATACAAACCTCTATATCTATCCTTATGGAGCAGCAGTTCAAGGTCATGATGAAAAATTCACAGAATTACAGAAGTATGGATTTGATATTTTCTTTGGTGTGTGCGCTTATACCTCCTTGCGTTTTGATTCTGGCGCTATGCTCATGGACCGATGTAACCTAGACGGTTATCGCATGTCAAAGGCGCCTTATCAACTTGTTGATTTATTTGAGGTGGAAGATGTTTATGATACCAGACGGCCACCCTTTCACTGA
- a CDS encoding NADH-quinone oxidoreductase subunit NuoE family protein, translating into MEKLKNCQCKDMSEEEKVAMIESFIQDYKEKEGSLIQVLHIAQTVYGHLPIHIQKRIADGLDKPLSEVSGVVSFYSFFSTVPRGDYTIRVCLGTACYVRGGKKILDKLVELLDIGVGETTEDKKFTLEVMRCIGACGLAPAISINDTVYKQVNPDKLSEILQKYE; encoded by the coding sequence ATGGAAAAGTTAAAAAATTGTCAATGTAAAGATATGAGCGAAGAAGAAAAAGTTGCGATGATTGAATCGTTCATCCAAGACTATAAGGAAAAAGAAGGCTCATTAATACAAGTTTTACATATTGCCCAAACAGTCTATGGTCATTTACCCATTCATATTCAAAAACGCATTGCAGATGGATTAGACAAGCCTCTATCAGAGGTGTCAGGTGTTGTCAGCTTCTATTCTTTCTTTTCCACTGTGCCAAGAGGTGATTATACCATTCGCGTCTGTCTAGGAACAGCTTGCTATGTAAGAGGTGGGAAGAAAATTCTAGATAAGTTGGTAGAACTTTTAGACATTGGTGTAGGTGAAACAACAGAAGATAAGAAATTCACATTAGAAGTAATGCGCTGTATAGGTGCGTGTGGATTAGCACCAGCTATTTCCATTAACGATACAGTCTATAAACAAGTCAATCCTGATAAACTTAGTGAAATATTACAGAAATATGAGTAG
- the nuoF gene encoding NADH-quinone oxidoreductase subunit NuoF: MEKGYKYQLHVCFGAGCISSNCKEVKDALVEALKKHDFDEQVLVHETGCIGACDLGPSLLIEPGNTYYIKLEPEDMETIVMEHIIGGKIVQEKCYFNKDTNQYIHKMNKIPFFEKQKKIVLANCGEIDFSSIDAYIARGGYVAMENVLKDMHPKEVYQEVKDSGLRGRGGGGFLTGLKWEFAARSKSDVKYVICNADEGDPGAFMDRSLLEGDPHAVIEGMVIAGYAIGASKGYVYVRAEYPIAVERLDAAIEKARAYGLLAEDIMGSGFSFDIEIRIGAGAFVCGEETALMNSIEGRRGEPRQKPPFPSDKGLFNQPSIINNVETFGNIPPIMRHGAKWFTGFGTEKSTGTKVFALAGAINNTGIVEVPMGITLGDIVYDIGGGVKNDKKFKAAQTGGPSGGCLTSSCLNTPVDYDSLKTKGAIMGSGGLIVMDEDNCMVDVARFFMEFVQEESCGKCVPCRLGTKRMLEILERITKGEGEEGDIEKLIELGESIKETALCGLGQTAPNPVLSTIREFREEYEEHIRDKKCRAGVCADLFISPCQNACPAGVNVPGYISLISANRVRDAYNLIRKDNPFPAVCGRVCTHPCEEKCRRTQLDESLAIRDLKRYIADSILQSDEPFNDLKFPAKGKSIGIIGAGPSGLTCGYYLARLGYDVTVYEALSTAGGILRYGIPEYRLPRDLLQKEIRSIEQAGVKIVLNTEVGIDVAFEKLKEDHDAIYVATGTQFSNKINVKGEELKGVYHGLDFLKDINKGIEVTLGKKVAVIGGGNTAIDAARVAVRLGSPEVHILYRRNIEDMPAEEREIEEALEEGIVIHTLVTPIEILGDAKIESIRLARLEPGKFDTSGRRRPQVIEGSTFDMDFDMVIPAVSQHSDLPFIKKDEVEMTKWGTFVVDDKSKMTNIDGVFAGGDVVRGPDTVIWAIADGKDAAIAMDKYLGGDGVLNTGEDIEIPKPDSDAQVAEHMRFEMDCVCPEDRKDNFNEISKGFHRLNAIAESMRCLRCDKR, encoded by the coding sequence ATGGAAAAAGGATACAAATATCAACTCCATGTATGTTTTGGGGCAGGTTGTATATCCTCTAATTGTAAAGAAGTAAAAGATGCGTTAGTAGAAGCCCTAAAAAAACATGATTTTGACGAACAGGTTCTAGTTCATGAAACAGGTTGTATTGGCGCATGTGATCTTGGTCCATCACTGCTCATAGAGCCTGGTAATACGTATTATATTAAATTGGAACCAGAAGATATGGAAACGATCGTTATGGAACATATCATTGGTGGTAAGATTGTTCAAGAAAAATGTTATTTTAATAAAGATACCAACCAGTATATACATAAAATGAATAAAATTCCTTTCTTCGAAAAGCAAAAAAAGATTGTATTAGCCAACTGTGGTGAGATTGATTTTAGTTCCATTGATGCTTACATTGCCCGAGGGGGTTATGTTGCTATGGAGAATGTACTAAAAGACATGCATCCAAAAGAAGTCTATCAAGAAGTGAAAGATTCAGGGCTTCGAGGACGAGGCGGCGGTGGCTTCTTAACAGGTCTTAAGTGGGAATTTGCAGCACGGTCTAAGTCCGATGTTAAATATGTCATCTGTAATGCAGATGAAGGTGATCCTGGTGCATTTATGGACCGTAGTTTATTAGAAGGTGACCCCCATGCTGTGATAGAAGGTATGGTCATTGCTGGTTATGCTATTGGTGCCAGTAAAGGTTATGTGTATGTACGGGCTGAGTATCCTATTGCTGTAGAACGACTCGATGCAGCTATTGAAAAAGCAAGAGCTTACGGTCTATTAGCAGAAGATATTATGGGTAGTGGTTTCTCCTTTGATATTGAAATTAGAATAGGTGCGGGAGCATTTGTATGTGGTGAAGAAACAGCTCTTATGAATTCCATTGAGGGACGAAGAGGTGAACCTAGACAAAAGCCACCGTTCCCATCAGATAAAGGTTTATTTAATCAGCCATCCATTATTAATAATGTGGAGACATTTGGTAATATACCCCCTATTATGCGCCATGGGGCTAAATGGTTTACAGGATTTGGCACTGAAAAAAGTACGGGTACCAAAGTATTTGCACTAGCTGGTGCAATTAATAACACCGGTATTGTTGAAGTTCCCATGGGTATTACCTTGGGAGACATTGTATACGATATAGGTGGCGGTGTTAAAAACGATAAGAAATTTAAAGCAGCACAAACAGGTGGTCCTTCTGGCGGATGTTTGACCAGTAGCTGTCTGAATACGCCAGTGGATTATGACTCCTTGAAAACCAAAGGCGCCATTATGGGTTCCGGTGGACTCATTGTCATGGATGAAGACAATTGTATGGTAGATGTGGCAAGATTCTTTATGGAGTTTGTTCAAGAAGAATCCTGTGGTAAATGTGTACCATGCCGTCTAGGAACAAAACGTATGTTAGAGATTCTGGAACGTATAACAAAAGGTGAAGGTGAAGAAGGAGATATTGAAAAACTCATAGAGCTAGGGGAATCAATCAAGGAAACAGCTCTCTGTGGTCTTGGTCAAACAGCACCTAACCCTGTACTCAGTACCATTAGAGAATTCAGAGAAGAATACGAAGAACATATAAGGGACAAAAAATGTCGCGCTGGGGTATGTGCAGACTTATTTATATCCCCATGTCAGAATGCATGTCCAGCTGGTGTGAATGTACCCGGTTATATCAGTCTAATATCGGCAAATCGTGTGAGAGATGCCTATAACCTTATACGAAAAGATAACCCATTCCCAGCAGTATGCGGTCGTGTATGTACCCATCCTTGTGAAGAGAAATGTCGACGTACACAACTGGATGAATCACTGGCTATTCGGGATCTTAAGCGTTACATAGCCGATTCCATCTTGCAATCAGATGAGCCCTTTAATGATTTGAAATTCCCAGCCAAGGGCAAATCCATTGGTATTATTGGGGCAGGTCCATCAGGGTTAACATGTGGTTACTACTTAGCCCGTTTAGGCTATGATGTAACAGTATATGAGGCACTTAGTACAGCCGGCGGTATACTACGCTATGGTATTCCAGAGTACCGATTACCTCGTGATTTATTACAAAAAGAAATCAGAAGCATTGAGCAAGCTGGGGTAAAAATTGTTTTGAACACAGAAGTAGGTATTGATGTGGCATTTGAGAAGCTGAAAGAAGATCATGATGCTATTTATGTAGCAACAGGCACACAATTCTCCAACAAGATCAATGTAAAAGGTGAAGAGCTAAAAGGTGTTTACCATGGTCTTGATTTCTTAAAAGATATTAACAAAGGTATTGAAGTGACGTTAGGTAAGAAAGTTGCCGTTATCGGCGGTGGTAATACAGCAATAGATGCAGCACGTGTGGCTGTTCGCCTTGGTTCACCAGAGGTACATATCCTCTATCGTAGAAATATTGAAGATATGCCAGCAGAAGAACGTGAGATTGAAGAAGCTCTTGAAGAAGGTATTGTTATTCATACTTTGGTTACACCCATTGAAATCTTAGGTGATGCTAAAATTGAAAGCATACGTTTAGCAAGGCTAGAACCAGGCAAATTCGATACGTCTGGTAGAAGAAGACCACAGGTTATTGAAGGTTCTACTTTTGATATGGATTTTGATATGGTTATTCCAGCAGTAAGTCAGCATTCTGATTTGCCATTTATTAAAAAAGATGAAGTGGAAATGACCAAGTGGGGTACCTTCGTTGTGGATGATAAGAGTAAAATGACCAATATCGATGGCGTATTTGCTGGAGGAGATGTTGTTAGAGGGCCAGATACCGTTATATGGGCTATTGCAGATGGTAAAGATGCAGCCATTGCTATGGATAAATATTTAGGTGGAGACGGCGTTCTGAATACCGGTGAAGACATTGAAATACCAAAACCCGATTCAGATGCTCAGGTGGCAGAGCACATGCGGTTTGAGATGGATTGTGTCTGTCCTGAAGACCGAAAAGATAACTTTAATGAAATCTCCAAAGGATTCCATCGTTTGAACGCTATCGCAGAATCCATGAGATGTCTAAGATGTGACAAAAGATAG